A portion of the Fusibacter sp. A1 genome contains these proteins:
- a CDS encoding copper amine oxidase N-terminal domain-containing protein gives MKKILALTLALLMTFSSTFVVLAAPGGNGKGNGQTSGGDTTKIERMQQLQEMKALRKSEQYTRKSVDAYMRMLRKEIQMLIAQINEMLEGNYDGPGTTTSGAIEIDITTGGGIDLDLYTGDTETLLALLAQLQELRKDINLARFDARAFIRASYSPGELEYIQNILDGIYSRYSGFTALPVDSIVMEDVTFKFDVPPLIKNGRTLIPVRSIAEGLGAVVTWDGVKQEVTIVRENKVIILTIGESVAKVGTVNPGNDFVEVPFDSQAEIVMSRTILPLRFIAETFGLTVEWDAQTRTIIIIE, from the coding sequence ATGAAGAAGATTTTAGCCCTAACACTTGCCCTACTGATGACTTTCAGTAGCACATTCGTGGTGTTGGCAGCCCCCGGTGGAAACGGCAAGGGAAACGGCCAAACTAGCGGTGGCGACACTACTAAGATTGAACGTATGCAGCAGCTACAAGAAATGAAAGCACTTAGAAAATCAGAGCAGTATACTAGAAAATCTGTCGACGCTTACATGAGAATGCTTCGAAAAGAAATCCAGATGCTGATCGCTCAGATCAACGAAATGCTTGAAGGCAATTACGACGGTCCAGGCACTACAACATCAGGAGCAATTGAAATCGACATCACAACTGGTGGCGGTATCGATCTAGATCTTTATACAGGCGACACAGAGACTTTGTTGGCACTCCTTGCTCAACTCCAAGAATTAAGAAAAGACATAAACTTAGCAAGATTTGATGCTAGAGCCTTTATCAGAGCATCGTACTCACCAGGTGAACTTGAGTACATCCAGAACATATTAGATGGAATTTACAGCAGATACTCTGGATTCACAGCACTACCAGTCGATTCAATCGTCATGGAGGATGTCACTTTCAAATTTGACGTACCGCCACTAATCAAAAACGGCCGTACGCTGATTCCAGTGAGATCTATCGCAGAAGGTTTGGGCGCAGTTGTCACATGGGATGGCGTCAAGCAAGAAGTAACGATTGTTAGAGAAAACAAAGTGATCATCTTGACTATCGGCGAAAGCGTGGCTAAAGTCGGAACAGTAAATCCAGGAAACGACTTTGTAGAAGTTCCATTTGACTCGCAGGCTGAAATCGTCATGAGCCGTACCATCCTACCACTTCGTTTCATCGCTGAAACATTTGGGTTAACAGTGGAATGGGATGCTCAGACAAGAACCATCATCATCATAGAGTAG
- a CDS encoding LCP family protein yields the protein MKKHNLKKTIVFSLLFFMLLFAGSYGVAHHYFSKFTFKRTVIEENIVAIDPNDEQSSDGKTNDKADKEINLLLLGTDKSGYRTDSMMVVHYDPHTNTTSMFSIPRDYRIDLSENVQELIRNHSPHIKLTELHAYAKMADYESPASLTAKAIEELLDISFDHLIMININAFKEVVDSVGGVEVYVPQAMNYDDPTQNLHINLQEGLQLLDGDKAEQLVRFRKGNNNSGYGDFGRMEMQQYFLSAYLKKVFTLDTAFNITEVFNSLSEFVQTDANLNDVLALMQTTKHIDFDKIYSHTLPGKDNRIDGIYYYDPPSVSELKAFYSTSLTADQYPQQDSLEYSLRILNGNGSSGLADEYQALFEKLGYAVDETGDFNGTRTIKTQIIVPELGLGQDLKSHFKLSEVIVDPNRLGSKNEIMIILGKLEI from the coding sequence ATGAAAAAACACAACTTAAAAAAAACAATAGTGTTTTCACTATTATTCTTTATGCTCTTATTCGCAGGCAGCTATGGAGTTGCCCACCACTACTTCAGTAAATTCACGTTTAAAAGGACTGTTATTGAAGAAAATATCGTCGCTATCGATCCCAACGATGAGCAATCCTCGGATGGAAAGACAAATGATAAAGCCGATAAGGAAATCAACCTCTTATTGCTTGGAACAGATAAGAGCGGCTACCGTACCGATTCGATGATGGTAGTGCACTACGATCCACACACCAATACCACATCGATGTTCTCCATACCGAGGGATTACAGAATAGACCTCTCGGAGAACGTACAGGAACTGATTAGAAACCACAGTCCGCACATCAAACTGACAGAGCTTCATGCCTATGCCAAAATGGCGGATTACGAAAGCCCAGCCTCACTGACAGCAAAAGCGATAGAAGAGCTACTAGATATTTCATTCGATCACCTGATCATGATCAATATCAACGCATTTAAAGAAGTAGTCGATTCAGTAGGCGGCGTAGAGGTCTATGTTCCACAAGCGATGAATTACGACGATCCCACACAGAATCTGCATATCAATCTACAAGAAGGTTTGCAGCTGCTTGATGGCGATAAGGCGGAACAGCTTGTCCGATTTAGAAAAGGGAACAACAATTCAGGCTACGGAGATTTTGGACGCATGGAGATGCAGCAGTACTTCTTAAGCGCATACCTGAAAAAAGTCTTCACGCTCGACACGGCATTCAATATCACAGAAGTATTCAACTCCTTATCCGAGTTCGTTCAGACAGATGCAAATTTAAACGATGTTTTAGCTTTAATGCAGACAACCAAACATATCGACTTTGACAAAATCTACTCCCATACGCTACCTGGCAAGGACAACCGGATCGATGGCATCTACTACTACGATCCACCATCGGTTTCAGAGCTTAAAGCCTTTTACTCGACATCCTTGACAGCGGACCAGTATCCACAACAAGACAGTCTCGAATACTCTTTACGCATCCTCAACGGAAACGGATCATCAGGACTTGCAGATGAATATCAGGCGCTCTTTGAAAAGCTTGGATACGCAGTAGATGAAACAGGCGACTTCAACGGCACAAGAACTATCAAGACCCAGATCATCGTTCCAGAGCTAGGTCTTGGACAGGACCTCAAATCACACTTTAAGCTTTCAGAGGTCATCGTCGATCCAAATCGGCTGGGGTCAAAAAATGAAATCATGATCATTCTGGGCAAACTTGAGATTTAA
- a CDS encoding AI-2E family transporter yields the protein MFKNRRNFIEYLVLSSIAVLIVAYVIVNYLSIQASIGRFFSVLTPFYIGFGIAYVLNRPISAFEKALGGKRGLIIAVTYLGLILGISMFSAYVVPQIIDNGISLGREISKGVIALMKQFQGLDFGPYQEVVYENLNRMAEIVTTVSNFIVSNLTQIFINITSTFMNVFFGIIISVYMLLDKHKVLQLFKNVTRSIFGKEKSERIIFHASEVNTVFSHFLTGLLVEAFIVGILAYLGLSVMGVRFALILGLIIMSTNVIPYIGPFIGAIPAVTVTLMYDPIKALWVVVFIVILQQFDGNFIGPRVMGNYIGLDPIWIILSITIGGGLWGVLGILLAIPTGAIIKITLSRMITKYDEKHHQVKK from the coding sequence ATGTTCAAAAACAGAAGAAATTTCATTGAATATCTGGTACTTTCAAGTATCGCTGTTCTCATAGTCGCCTATGTCATTGTAAATTACCTTAGTATTCAGGCTTCTATCGGAAGGTTTTTTTCTGTCCTGACTCCTTTTTATATCGGGTTTGGTATCGCCTACGTGCTCAATAGACCCATATCCGCATTTGAAAAAGCACTGGGGGGCAAGAGGGGACTTATCATCGCAGTGACCTATTTAGGCTTGATATTGGGTATTTCGATGTTTTCAGCATATGTGGTTCCGCAGATCATCGACAACGGCATCTCTTTGGGGAGGGAAATCTCAAAGGGCGTCATTGCCTTGATGAAACAGTTTCAAGGGCTTGATTTTGGTCCGTACCAAGAAGTGGTCTACGAAAATCTGAACAGGATGGCTGAAATAGTGACTACGGTCTCCAACTTTATCGTGAGCAACCTGACTCAGATCTTTATCAATATCACATCGACTTTCATGAATGTATTTTTTGGTATCATCATCTCAGTGTATATGCTGCTTGATAAACATAAGGTCTTGCAGCTTTTTAAGAATGTGACCAGATCCATATTTGGAAAAGAGAAAAGTGAACGTATCATTTTTCACGCATCAGAAGTGAACACGGTATTTTCTCACTTTTTAACAGGGCTCCTGGTAGAGGCATTTATTGTCGGGATACTGGCCTATCTGGGCTTATCTGTGATGGGTGTGAGATTCGCACTGATTCTTGGACTTATCATCATGAGTACAAATGTCATTCCTTATATCGGTCCCTTTATCGGCGCGATACCGGCTGTAACAGTCACGCTAATGTATGATCCGATCAAAGCGCTTTGGGTTGTGGTGTTTATCGTCATCCTGCAGCAATTTGACGGTAACTTTATCGGCCCGAGAGTGATGGGGAACTACATCGGATTAGATCCGATTTGGATTATCCTTTCAATTACCATAGGTGGAGGATTGTGGGGCGTTCTTGGAATACTTTTAGCTATACCGACAGGTGCGATTATCAAAATAACGCTATCTAGAATGATTACAAAATATGATGAAAAACATCATCAGGTAAAAAAATAA
- a CDS encoding sigma-70 family RNA polymerase sigma factor: MIKQDILDAQNDKDLLNALIASNREYIKKIAGRILNKHIDVSNDDAYAIAMYGFYEALRNYDENKGSFNTFVYAVIRNRLYDYGRIAKRTKSHEELTVDTNYPNELTAKSVDEFAKLTTREELQLEILNLSNRLREFDINYLDLVHARPKANKTKQYIIELFKDLDACESAYKALIKTHRLQIKAFENMPDFNRKRIERHRSFIISKLIIFFEDFPQVKSFIDWG, translated from the coding sequence ATGATAAAACAGGATATCCTCGATGCTCAAAATGATAAGGATTTGCTGAACGCTTTAATTGCCTCCAATCGTGAGTACATAAAAAAAATAGCCGGTCGAATTCTAAATAAGCACATCGACGTTAGCAACGATGACGCATATGCAATCGCGATGTACGGTTTTTATGAAGCGCTTCGTAACTACGATGAGAACAAGGGTTCTTTCAACACGTTTGTTTACGCGGTGATAAGAAATCGGCTTTATGATTATGGACGCATCGCAAAGCGCACAAAATCACATGAGGAGCTAACGGTCGACACCAACTACCCCAATGAACTCACTGCAAAATCGGTGGATGAATTTGCAAAACTGACCACTAGGGAGGAATTGCAGCTTGAAATACTTAATCTTTCCAATCGATTACGTGAATTCGATATCAACTACCTCGACCTTGTGCATGCGAGACCAAAAGCGAACAAGACAAAACAGTATATCATAGAACTTTTTAAAGATCTTGACGCATGTGAGTCGGCATATAAGGCCCTGATCAAGACTCATCGACTTCAGATCAAAGCTTTTGAAAACATGCCGGACTTTAATAGAAAGCGCATCGAAAGACATCGCTCCTTTATTATTTCCAAGCTGATCATCTTCTTTGAAGATTTCCCACAAGTCAAATCATTTATAGATTGGGGCTGA
- a CDS encoding heavy metal translocating P-type ATPase, with protein MKRQFKLKHLTCSGCAEAIQRDLKGTDDITNVSFNFATGELTLDLNAPIENLFAKVQKIVHSHEEEVEIIEKDDKRVEFVFLLEGLTCAGCTEKIMTALRRDEDYDNVSYQFATGELKLETSIKSNLRSRLQTLIDGYEDGVTVVPSSRNIIQTQALTVKKKTLFEFSRKQRVTIGAVGFIIGILSQSYLTGIEIYAKALMVFAYLVVGYPVIRKAFKNIGKGQWFDENFLMTIATAGAFILGELPEAVGVMLFYEIGELFQDKAVNQSRGAIKSLLAIRPDRAHLMIENEERDIAPELLNEEDLIVVKPGERVPVDGVIENGAAYIDTSALTGESVPVYKAVGETLFSGFLVQDSVLTLRVKKVFSESTASKIIDLVQNATASKATTEQFITKFARIYTPAVVVSAAMIALIVPLFTGFDFSMWIYRALIFLVISCPCALVVSIPLSYFGGLGAASKHGILIKGGNYLEALSGLSHIVFDKTGTLTKGEFKVTKVETLNGFTEEEVLEYAAVAEIHSTHPIAKAIVEAHGKRVDKLKDYKELSGKGIVASDEALEVVAGKRTFVAEYLTDTMDIHESNLTEVYIAVNKKLIGILSISDSLKEGSKQLIESLTEKGISVSMLTGDKEEVAGMVAEELGIANYYSGLMPEDKLKHLVEIIDIENGHTAFVGDGINDAPVLARADIGVAMGGLGSEAAIEAADVVLMNDDIERIIDAIAIAKRTRTIVYQNIFFALGVKVAFLVMGVAGLSGMWEAVFADVGVALLAVLNASRVMKFKK; from the coding sequence ATGAAAAGACAATTTAAACTGAAGCATCTGACATGTTCAGGCTGTGCCGAAGCGATTCAGAGGGACTTGAAAGGTACTGATGATATCACTAATGTAAGTTTTAATTTTGCAACTGGAGAATTGACATTAGACCTGAATGCACCTATAGAGAACCTATTTGCCAAGGTTCAAAAAATCGTTCACAGTCATGAAGAAGAAGTAGAGATCATCGAGAAGGATGACAAGCGTGTCGAGTTCGTATTTTTACTTGAGGGACTCACATGTGCTGGTTGTACTGAGAAAATCATGACAGCACTGAGAAGGGACGAGGATTATGATAATGTCTCTTATCAATTCGCTACAGGTGAACTTAAGCTAGAAACAAGTATCAAGTCAAACCTCAGAAGCCGACTTCAGACGCTGATCGACGGCTATGAAGATGGTGTTACCGTTGTTCCTTCCTCAAGAAACATTATCCAAACCCAAGCGCTGACGGTAAAGAAGAAAACGCTCTTTGAATTTTCAAGAAAACAGAGGGTCACGATTGGTGCGGTGGGCTTTATCATCGGTATTTTGAGTCAAAGCTATTTGACAGGTATTGAAATCTATGCAAAGGCTCTTATGGTTTTCGCCTATCTGGTGGTCGGGTATCCTGTCATTAGAAAGGCATTTAAGAATATTGGAAAAGGACAATGGTTCGACGAGAATTTTTTGATGACCATTGCGACAGCGGGAGCGTTCATCCTAGGTGAACTACCTGAAGCGGTTGGAGTAATGCTTTTTTATGAGATAGGTGAACTGTTTCAAGACAAAGCTGTCAACCAGTCAAGGGGGGCGATTAAATCCTTGCTCGCCATAAGACCGGATCGTGCGCATCTGATGATAGAAAATGAAGAAAGGGATATAGCTCCTGAGCTGCTTAACGAAGAGGACCTAATCGTCGTAAAGCCTGGTGAAAGAGTACCTGTAGATGGTGTTATTGAAAATGGTGCGGCGTATATCGATACTTCTGCGCTGACAGGGGAGTCGGTTCCTGTATACAAGGCGGTAGGAGAAACCCTATTTAGCGGTTTTTTAGTACAGGATAGTGTGCTTACACTGAGAGTAAAGAAAGTATTCTCTGAATCGACAGCATCAAAGATCATTGATCTTGTGCAAAATGCGACAGCCAGCAAAGCGACGACAGAACAGTTTATTACAAAATTCGCTCGTATCTATACGCCGGCGGTTGTCGTATCGGCCGCTATGATAGCCCTTATTGTTCCCTTATTCACAGGATTTGATTTTAGCATGTGGATCTACAGGGCGCTGATTTTCTTGGTTATCTCGTGTCCATGCGCCCTTGTCGTATCGATACCCCTAAGTTACTTTGGTGGATTGGGTGCCGCTTCAAAGCATGGAATCCTGATTAAAGGCGGGAACTACTTAGAAGCCTTATCTGGACTTTCGCATATCGTATTCGATAAGACAGGTACGCTGACAAAGGGTGAATTTAAAGTCACAAAAGTCGAGACGTTAAACGGTTTTACCGAAGAAGAAGTACTTGAGTATGCGGCAGTGGCAGAAATTCACTCGACTCATCCGATTGCCAAGGCGATTGTTGAAGCCCATGGTAAAAGAGTAGACAAGCTGAAGGACTATAAAGAACTATCCGGTAAAGGGATTGTCGCATCTGATGAGGCCCTGGAAGTAGTAGCAGGAAAAAGAACATTCGTTGCCGAGTATCTTACAGATACTATGGATATTCATGAGTCAAACCTCACGGAAGTCTACATTGCTGTCAATAAAAAGCTGATCGGCATACTTTCGATTAGTGATTCCTTGAAAGAGGGAAGTAAGCAGTTGATTGAAAGCCTTACTGAAAAAGGGATCAGTGTATCGATGCTCACCGGTGACAAGGAAGAAGTGGCTGGCATGGTCGCTGAGGAACTTGGAATCGCCAACTATTATTCAGGTCTGATGCCTGAAGACAAGCTAAAGCATTTAGTTGAAATCATAGATATCGAAAACGGTCATACAGCTTTTGTGGGTGACGGTATAAATGACGCTCCAGTTCTTGCGCGCGCCGATATAGGTGTCGCTATGGGCGGCCTTGGATCTGAAGCTGCCATAGAAGCTGCAGATGTGGTACTGATGAATGACGATATCGAAAGAATAATCGATGCGATTGCGATTGCAAAGAGAACCCGTACGATTGTCTATCAGAACATATTTTTCGCTCTTGGAGTGAAGGTGGCGTTTCTTGTGATGGGAGTCGCTGGTCTTTCCGGTATGTGGGAAGCTGTATTTGCAGACGTGGGTGTGGCGCTACTTGCCGTGCTTAACGCATCCAGGGTCATGAAGTTCAAAAAATAG
- the potA gene encoding spermidine/putrescine ABC transporter ATP-binding protein, whose amino-acid sequence MMSRIIETSKLTKVYGEDTVVNDLDVWINENQFLTLLGPSGCGKTTTLRMIGGFEKPTSGEIRFDGKRLNDIPPYERQINTVFQKYALFPHLNVYENIAFGLRIKKISESEIRNRVHRMLELVNLAGYEKRRINALSGGQQQRIAIARALVNEPKVLLLDEPLGALDLKLRKEMQHELKAMQQEVGITFIYVTHDQEEALTMSDKIIIMNHGVIQQIGSPTDIYNEPENAFVADFIGESNIISGVMIDDYKVAFLGHEFICVDKDFTKNENVEIVIRPEDITLNDPNGGVNGIVSSVVFKGVHYEMLIESSGFEWLVHSTRMRSKGEMVSLNFGPEDIHVMEKVSL is encoded by the coding sequence CAAGTAAGCTTACAAAAGTATACGGTGAAGACACAGTTGTGAATGACTTGGACGTATGGATTAATGAAAATCAGTTTTTAACCCTATTGGGACCAAGCGGATGTGGTAAAACAACTACCTTGAGAATGATCGGTGGTTTTGAAAAACCTACTTCTGGAGAAATACGCTTTGATGGGAAAAGATTAAATGACATACCGCCATATGAAAGACAGATTAACACTGTTTTTCAGAAGTATGCTCTATTTCCACATCTGAACGTTTATGAAAACATCGCATTCGGTCTTAGGATAAAAAAGATTTCTGAGAGCGAAATCAGAAATCGTGTACACAGGATGCTTGAGCTCGTAAACCTGGCAGGATATGAAAAACGAAGAATCAATGCGCTAAGTGGAGGCCAACAGCAGAGAATTGCCATTGCAAGGGCACTGGTCAACGAGCCTAAGGTCCTTTTGCTTGACGAACCGCTTGGAGCGCTTGATTTAAAGCTTAGAAAAGAAATGCAGCATGAGCTTAAGGCAATGCAGCAAGAGGTAGGGATCACATTTATCTATGTCACCCATGACCAGGAAGAAGCGCTGACGATGTCGGATAAGATCATCATCATGAACCATGGGGTCATTCAGCAGATCGGGTCTCCGACAGATATCTACAACGAGCCTGAAAATGCGTTTGTAGCTGATTTTATAGGAGAGTCGAACATTATCTCAGGGGTGATGATCGACGACTATAAAGTGGCTTTTCTGGGGCATGAGTTCATCTGCGTAGATAAGGATTTTACGAAAAATGAGAACGTTGAAATTGTGATACGACCGGAAGATATCACCTTGAACGATCCAAATGGTGGAGTGAACGGTATTGTGTCTTCTGTGGTTTTCAAAGGTGTTCATTATGAGATGCTGATTGAGTCGAGCGGATTCGAGTGGCTTGTCCATTCCACAAGGATGAGGTCAAAAGGAGAAATGGTTTCGTTGAATTTCGGTCCTGAAGACATTCATGTCATGGAAAAGGTGAGCTTATGA
- a CDS encoding ABC transporter permease encodes MMKRYSSAPYLVWSALFIIIPLLMILFLAFTKTTEAGYAFSLESVFRLFDPLVMRIGIRSFVMALVATALCLVLGYPVAYMLTKLPARVEKWLVVLLVLPMWMNFLLRTYAIQYLLGPTGLVNQVMMSMDLPTLNLLFNEGAVLFGMVYNYIPFMILPIYTVISKMDNKLIEAAEDLGATGRRVFTHIILPLSLPGVFSGITMTFMPAVSTFVISALLGGGKYDLIGNLIERQFTLSYDWHFGSALSMVLMIIILLLMTVLGRFEGESEGGGLW; translated from the coding sequence ATGATGAAAAGATACAGTAGTGCCCCTTATTTAGTATGGAGCGCGCTATTTATCATTATTCCACTATTGATGATTCTTTTCTTGGCTTTTACCAAAACAACGGAAGCGGGATACGCTTTTTCTTTGGAAAGTGTCTTTCGACTGTTTGATCCCTTGGTGATGCGTATCGGTATCCGGTCGTTTGTTATGGCGCTTGTGGCCACAGCCCTGTGTCTGGTACTTGGTTATCCAGTCGCCTATATGTTGACGAAACTGCCTGCAAGGGTTGAGAAGTGGCTCGTGGTCCTACTTGTGCTCCCCATGTGGATGAATTTTTTATTAAGAACGTATGCGATTCAGTATTTACTTGGACCAACAGGTCTTGTGAATCAAGTGATGATGTCAATGGACCTTCCTACGCTTAATCTGCTATTCAATGAAGGCGCGGTCCTATTCGGCATGGTTTACAATTACATTCCATTCATGATTCTGCCTATCTATACGGTCATCAGTAAAATGGACAACAAGCTTATAGAGGCTGCGGAAGACTTAGGTGCTACGGGTCGACGTGTTTTTACCCATATCATTTTGCCTTTGTCGCTCCCAGGTGTGTTTTCGGGGATTACGATGACGTTTATGCCGGCAGTGAGTACCTTTGTAATATCTGCGCTGCTGGGTGGCGGCAAGTATGATCTGATCGGTAACTTAATTGAACGCCAGTTTACCCTTAGCTACGACTGGCACTTCGGGTCTGCGCTATCTATGGTACTGATGATTATCATACTGCTGCTGATGACAGTGCTTGGCCGGTTTGAAGGGGAAAGCGAAGGTGGCGGATTATGGTAA
- a CDS encoding ABC transporter permease yields MVRKIFDGVFDFFDKPLMQRSYLALIYAVLYAPILILMVFSFNEGKRGGKWQGFTFKWYGELFNDSQIMKALYYTLTIALIASIVATLIGTLAAYGIHRYKKKWAKKSILAVNNIPILNPDIVTGVALMVWFAFLFNAIFGIRNGFLTLLIAHITFCIPYVVLSVLPKLKQMPKDTVEAAMDLGAKPSQAFMKVVLPEIKPGIVTGALIAFTLSIDDFVISFFTTGSGVQNLSISIFSMARKGISPKINALSTLMFLAVIGLLIVVNKRSKIEDL; encoded by the coding sequence ATGGTAAGGAAGATTTTTGACGGGGTTTTCGACTTTTTTGATAAGCCCCTGATGCAGCGGAGTTATCTTGCGCTGATCTATGCGGTCTTGTATGCTCCGATACTTATTCTGATGGTGTTCTCCTTCAATGAAGGAAAGCGCGGAGGAAAGTGGCAAGGTTTCACCTTTAAGTGGTATGGTGAACTCTTCAATGACAGCCAGATCATGAAGGCGTTATACTATACGTTAACGATCGCACTTATCGCTTCGATTGTTGCAACTTTAATAGGCACACTGGCTGCATATGGGATTCACAGGTATAAGAAGAAATGGGCTAAGAAATCAATTTTGGCGGTCAATAATATTCCGATTTTGAATCCGGATATCGTCACCGGTGTCGCCTTGATGGTCTGGTTCGCTTTTTTATTCAATGCTATTTTTGGTATCCGTAATGGATTTTTGACGCTTTTGATAGCGCATATCACATTTTGTATTCCCTATGTGGTGCTTTCTGTTTTACCTAAACTGAAGCAGATGCCAAAAGACACTGTCGAGGCAGCCATGGACTTAGGTGCAAAACCATCTCAAGCGTTTATGAAAGTGGTTTTACCAGAAATTAAACCTGGCATCGTGACAGGTGCCCTCATAGCATTTACTTTATCGATTGATGATTTTGTAATCAGTTTCTTCACCACTGGAAGTGGTGTGCAGAATTTATCCATTTCAATTTTTTCGATGGCCAGAAAGGGTATCAGTCCAAAAATCAATGCTCTTTCGACACTCATGTTTCTTGCGGTTATTGGGCTATTGATAGTCGTCAATAAAAGAAGCAAGATTGAAGACCTTTAG
- a CDS encoding PotD/PotF family extracellular solute-binding protein, producing MKRILSVLLVVVMMFALTACGSDKKVLYVYNWGEYMDESLREQFTEETGIQVIYEEYATNEDMYVKLKNGGTQYDIAIPSDYMIEKLISEDMLEKVDTSLIDNYGQIGDAYRNLAYDPGNEYSVPYFWGTVGILYNETLVDDPVDSWNILFDEKYKGQILMLDSQRDSLMIALKLLGYSMNTRNENELEEAKQLLMDQKDLVLAYVVDNGKDIMVADGAAFMATWNGEAIALQDENENLNFALPKEGTNVWYDAMVIPKGAQNYDEAIAFINFMLDPENAALNTDWVGYSTPNTGAFDLLDEEVQNNEIAYPNIDNLKNSEIFNDPGDFIEVYNRVWTEIKLK from the coding sequence ATGAAAAGAATTTTAAGCGTTTTACTTGTGGTTGTAATGATGTTCGCACTCACAGCGTGCGGCAGTGACAAAAAGGTACTTTATGTCTACAACTGGGGCGAGTACATGGACGAAAGTCTTCGTGAGCAATTTACCGAAGAAACTGGAATCCAAGTGATTTATGAGGAATATGCGACAAATGAGGATATGTATGTCAAGCTTAAAAATGGTGGAACACAATATGATATTGCTATTCCGTCAGATTACATGATCGAGAAGCTTATTTCTGAGGACATGCTTGAAAAAGTTGATACTTCTTTGATCGACAATTACGGTCAAATCGGTGATGCATATAGGAATTTAGCCTATGATCCAGGTAACGAATACAGTGTCCCTTATTTCTGGGGTACGGTTGGTATCCTTTACAACGAGACATTAGTTGACGATCCTGTGGACAGCTGGAACATTCTCTTTGACGAAAAGTACAAAGGGCAGATCCTGATGCTTGACTCGCAGCGCGACTCTTTGATGATCGCACTGAAACTACTTGGATATAGCATGAACACTCGAAATGAGAATGAGCTTGAAGAAGCGAAGCAGCTGCTTATGGATCAAAAGGATTTAGTGCTTGCTTATGTCGTGGATAACGGAAAAGACATTATGGTCGCAGATGGCGCCGCGTTCATGGCGACATGGAACGGTGAGGCCATCGCACTTCAGGATGAAAACGAGAACTTGAATTTCGCACTGCCTAAAGAAGGTACAAACGTGTGGTACGACGCCATGGTTATTCCTAAAGGGGCACAGAACTACGATGAGGCGATCGCGTTTATCAACTTCATGCTGGATCCTGAGAACGCCGCGTTAAATACTGACTGGGTCGGTTATTCCACTCCGAATACAGGCGCGTTTGATCTTCTTGATGAGGAAGTTCAGAATAACGAGATCGCGTATCCGAATATCGACAACTTGAAAAACAGCGAAATTTTCAATGATCCGGGCGATTTCATAGAAGTTTACAACCGCGTTTGGACGGAGATAAAACTTAAGTAG